Proteins encoded in a region of the Apilactobacillus apisilvae genome:
- a CDS encoding MarR family winged helix-turn-helix transcriptional regulator, translating to MKENVGRLVKIASIQFARHFDNMAKEYGLTSTQMSIIDFVMRKPNEEIFQKDIEEEFYIQRSTASILLKRMEDKELVRRIPSTLDARKKQVILTDKSFKLQSKINDFMNENQELLDEKFSEKDLDKLNEGLKKIIYIMGDRKHE from the coding sequence TGTTGGTCGTTTAGTAAAAATAGCATCCATTCAGTTTGCACGACATTTTGATAATATGGCTAAAGAATATGGTTTAACTAGTACACAAATGTCGATCATTGATTTTGTTATGCGTAAACCAAATGAAGAAATTTTTCAAAAAGATATCGAAGAGGAATTTTATATTCAACGTTCAACGGCATCAATTTTATTAAAAAGGATGGAAGATAAAGAACTTGTCCGAAGAATTCCGTCGACGCTAGATGCTAGGAAAAAACAAGTCATTCTTACTGATAAATCATTTAAATTACAGTCTAAAATTAATGATTTTATGAATGAAAATCAAGAATTATTAGATGAAAAATTCTCTGAAAAAGATTTAGATAAGCTAAACGAAGGTTTGAAAAAAATAATTTATATTATGGGGGATAGAAAGCATGAATGA